The Cellulomonas flavigena DSM 20109 DNA segment ACCGCGAGCATGCCGTGCACCCAGTGCAGCAGCGACGTCGGCTGCGCGAGCTGCGACTCCACGTTGACGTTGCCGTAGTGGTAGACGAGCGACTGCACGAGCGGCAGGTACAGCTTGCCGGGGTCGGCGGTCGAGAAGCCCGCGTTGCGGTCCGGCGTCCACTGCATGGGCGTGCGGACCGCGTCACGGTCCGGCAGCCAGATGTTGTCGCCCATGCCGATCTCGTCGCCGTAGTACAGGCAGGGGCTGCCCGGCAGCGACAGCAGCAGCGCGTGCGCGAGCTCGATCTCCTTGCGGGAGTTGTCGAGCAGCGGGGCCAGGCGGCGTCGGATGCCGACGTTGGCACGCATCCGCGAGTCGGGCGCGTACCAGCCGTACATCGACGCACGTTCCTCGGTGGAGACCATCTCGAGCGTCAGCTCGTCGTGGTTCCGCAGGAACGTGCTCCACTGCCCCGTGGACGAGGGGATCGGGGGGGTGTCGGCGAGGATGTCGACGATCTGCGTCGCCCGCTGGTCGCGCAGCGCGTAGTAGATGCGCGGCATGACGGGGAAGTGGAAGCACATGTGGCACTCCGGCTCCTCCTCGGTGCCGAAGTAGTGCACGACGTCCTCGGGCCACTGGTTCGCCTCGGCGAGCATGATGCGACCGGGGAACTCCTCGTCGATCATGCGTCGCACCTTGCGCAGGAACTGGTGCGTCTCCGGGAGGTTCTCGCAGTTGGTGCCCTCGGCCTCGAACAGGTACGGCACGGCGTCGAGCCGGAAGCCGTCGACGCCCAGGTGCAACCAGAAGCGCGCGACGTCGAGCATCGCGTCGACCACGCGCGGGTTCTCGAAGTTGAGGTCCGGCTGGTGGCTGAAGAACCGGTGCCAGAAGTACTGCCGGCGCACGGGGTCGAAGGTCCAGTTGGACGTCTCCGTGTCGACGAAGATGATGCGCGCGTCCTGGTAGCGCGTGTTGTCGTCGCTCCACACGTAGAAGTCGCCGTACGGGCCGTTCGGGTCGGAGCGGGACGCCTGGAACCAGGGGTGCTGGTCGCTGGTGTGGTTCATCACGAGGTCGACGACGATGCGCATGCCCCGGTGGTGGCACTCGGTGACGAGCGTGCGGAAGTCGTCGAGCGTGCCGTACTGCGGCGCGACCGCCGTGTAGTCGGACACGTCGTACCCGCCGTCACGCAGCGGCGAGGG contains these protein-coding regions:
- the treS gene encoding maltose alpha-D-glucosyltransferase; protein product: MTGLPERRQPDVPAPVATGGRDSNPDWYRTAVFYEVMLRTFADSAGSGSGDLPGLIQRLDYLQWLGVDCLWLPPFHPSPLRDGGYDVSDYTAVAPQYGTLDDFRTLVTECHHRGMRIVVDLVMNHTSDQHPWFQASRSDPNGPYGDFYVWSDDNTRYQDARIIFVDTETSNWTFDPVRRQYFWHRFFSHQPDLNFENPRVVDAMLDVARFWLHLGVDGFRLDAVPYLFEAEGTNCENLPETHQFLRKVRRMIDEEFPGRIMLAEANQWPEDVVHYFGTEEEPECHMCFHFPVMPRIYYALRDQRATQIVDILADTPPIPSSTGQWSTFLRNHDELTLEMVSTEERASMYGWYAPDSRMRANVGIRRRLAPLLDNSRKEIELAHALLLSLPGSPCLYYGDEIGMGDNIWLPDRDAVRTPMQWTPDRNAGFSTADPGKLYLPLVQSLVYHYGNVNVESQLAQPTSLLHWVHGMLAVRRQHPALGLGTFEVVPCDNESVLTFLRRTDDETILVVANMAATARAATVTLPGWAGAATRDVFGGAHFPDVRPDGTLTFTLGSREFYWLELTAS